The Syntrophorhabdaceae bacterium genome segment ACCACCTCCCTGACAGCTCCGGCTATACGTTCCATCACCTTTTTCTGATGGGCAATGATAGCCCTGCCTTCGCGCGCCATTTTCTCCCGAAGCATATGATCGCCAAGAATATTGCTCATAATCTGAAAAAGCTCGTCGCCGCTCTCAACTGTGACCCCGGCGCCCTGCGCGACTATTTCGGCCGCGATCTCGCGGAAGTTCTCCACATAAGGCCCGAAAAGTACGGGAGTTCCGAAAAACAGGGGCTCGAGCATGTTCTGTCCGCCATAAGGCGCAAGGCTTCCTCCCACAAAAGCGATTTCGCTCCTCCCGTAAATGGCCGGAAGGTCTCCTATTGTATCCACTATGACGATTTCAGGCCTTGCGTCGGGAAGGCCCCTGAAGACCGAGTACCTCATCACATTAAACGACTCCGCGCACTGCTCCTCGAGGACCGTAACAAGATGGAGTTCTCTGGGGGCAATAAATATGCGATGTTCTCTGAAGCGCTCCCTTAGCTTTCGAATGACGGGAAGGAGGATTTCAAGCTCCTTCTCTTTTATGCTCCCGAAGGTAATCGCCTTTTCCCTGGAAGGGCCGGGTGCTCCGTCTTTCAGTTCCCTGTAATATTTCATATTCCCTGCCGTGAGCACTTTTGCGGGGTCCATGCCGATAGATATAAACCTCTCTCTATGTTCCTCCGACTGGGCGAGGACGAGGCTCACCCCGGAAAATACGTGTTTCATGAAGAAGGAGAGCCGCTTATATTGTCTCAGGGTTCCATCCGAAATTCTGCCGTTGA includes the following:
- a CDS encoding glycosyltransferase N-terminal domain-containing protein, with translation MCKIIYNLLIHICLPFFVLFALTRPKMRKNLRERLIPDAVPPHIAGALWIHGASVGEAVIAENLANYMDDREKTQDFLITVNTFYTRDLLRARSHDRRCIRSLPFDLPWSLGRFLGAVSPGALIIVETEIWPNLIWIAKKRNIPVIIINGRISDGTLRQYKRLSFFMKHVFSGVSLVLAQSEEHRERFISIGMDPAKVLTAGNMKYYRELKDGAPGPSREKAITFGSIKEKELEILLPVIRKLRERFREHRIFIAPRELHLVTVLEEQCAESFNVMRYSVFRGLPDARPEIVIVDTIGDLPAIYGRSEIAFVGGSLAPYGGQNMLEPLFFGTPVLFGPYVENFREIAAEIVAQGAGVTVESGDELFQIMSNILGDHMLREKMAREGRAIIAHQKKVMERIAGAVREVV